One Salvelinus alpinus chromosome 9, SLU_Salpinus.1, whole genome shotgun sequence genomic window, ATACATAAAACCAGAAACACAATACCATTTTCTATCTTGCTCTCAATGGAGTTATGGTTATTCAATGTGGATTTAAGGTAATATCAGTTTGTGTCATCTTGACCCCTCCCTGAATCCCAGACCCTTCTGGTCTCACCTTGATTTGCAGCACATCCAGAGGTACCGTTTCTCCATGCAGGATAGACAATGTCGCTGATGTGATGTGTCTAAAAACAAGAAGCAATATGGATGACAAAAAGATTGGAGGATGTTTTAGGACACTAACAACAAGATGATGGCATGGGTTTGTATCTGAATGAACAAGTGTGCCGTGTTTCAATGGGATACTTACTTCACCTGATTGTCACTGAGGATGTGCAGCCTCTCACTCAGGGAATTGTGGGAGCCCAGTGGGATAAATCCTATGGGGGTTTTACTGAACGACTCCTGGGTTTGAGAAACACCCATAGGACTGGGtagttagagacagagatagCTAAAACAGTATTACACAACACTTATAACATACAATTAGTAATACACGGATTATACAATAGTCAATGCTACACAATTTACGTGATCAGCCCTCCGCAGCAAGCCAGTGATAACCTCCTGCAGAGTGCCATCCCCTCCAGCCACAATCAGCATGTCTGTTTGCTCCATCAGCTCCATCAATTTCTTTGCTTGGCCCTCATAGTCTGTCTGTAAGAGAGAAGACACATGTAGAGTATTACACTATGTAGAACTATAAACTATAAGGCCTTAGATGCCATGGGGAAACAAAATTGTAGGCCTACCTTTACTAGTGTTACTTCCATACCAGCCAGGTGTAATATAGGCACAGCATTCTTCTCAAATAAGTTGTTGGCTTTCCTATGATCAGAGAGAAGAGCAAGAGTACAGCAAGACAAATTAGTTAAACACAAATTACAATATAAAAGGGAAATGGCTGTGGTGCAATAAGCTGGACCTCATGCTTATTCTCTTTGCTTAACTTTAGGGAATGTGACGATTATCTCATACTTACACACTACAAACTGCTGGGTTTAGGATGACTGTGGCTTTCTTCAGCTGCTCCTGGGGTGATATCTGCTGATGTCCAAATTCCTGCAATTGAGAATGGAGTATTTTGTATTAGAGAAGAAAACAGTAAATGCAAGTGCAGAATCCTTGAATGCAGACACATATTGTACacaataagccatgtctcacccTGGCCGCCAGACAAGCATCTCTTCGCAGCAGATTATCActgtgaataaaataaaataaaaattattgaCAAAGAAAACAACTGATTAAAATACATTCTCCTATTATTCAATGTTGTTGGATTTCAAATCACAAGAACCATTCTGTAAGACCTTGATGGCTGATGATTTCTCAAAGGCTACCAATTCCTGTGTACGTGCTCAATGATATTAATGCTAGGGATGATCTGTACTTGATCTAACAACCATACCGGTAATTCTGAAGGAAACGTTACGCACCAGTGTTTACCATACAGCCAGTGTCCACCGTATGATAGGGCACACGCAGCGACTGTGGACTTCTTCCAATGATTCCGCAGAGTTACAAACACTTTCACAACCCGAGCCATTATCGACACTATCAGAATTTTCATTTCAAATAATAGAGCAGTGAGAGGTTGGTTATGGCTATTTACAACACAATCCATATTTCTTTACAAGAGCACTTTAATTATATATAACACTGTGTCAAGTTCAGACAGGAGGaacgctagctaatgttagccaatcGCTATAATAACACGCGTGGGtacgtttttatttattttacctttatttaaccaggtaacgtaaactcgtacatcgccttggtccgtacaattgcccttattttagcgccccaaaaagtaatacttccagatcaactgtaatgtcaatatcATTGtgaagcacaatttctcccctttccaacattatcaattacatgacctaaacgctgcccgtttctgcataattcaagcaggcaatgagccctgtcgggtctttttaaaaatggcgggtgggtaaacgaaactaatgcgtgatagtgagaaggagagaggttgtgtgggaaaatagctttttttcactcgatctgtccaacttatcaccttatcgcctct contains:
- the agk gene encoding acylglycerol kinase, mitochondrial, with the translated sequence MARVVKVFVTLRNHWKKSTVAACALSYGGHWLYGKHCDNLLRRDACLAAREFGHQQISPQEQLKKATVILNPAVCSVKANNLFEKNAVPILHLAGMEVTLVKTDYEGQAKKLMELMEQTDMLIVAGGDGTLQEVITGLLRRADHESFSKTPIGFIPLGSHNSLSERLHILSDNQVKHITSATLSILHGETVPLDVLQIKGEKEQPVFALIGLRWGFFRDVASTIKKYWYLGPLKIKAAHWFSTLREWPQVHEASVSYIAPTLRPPDLPEQKPQRPNLMYRIARRLKNDWYPPIPASPKVEEPERWDERTLSTLELSIQTQNKNPVQTRIDDSLLVCVEPDSFTVGDFITVG